Below is a genomic region from Fusobacterium nucleatum.
GATGAAGGTTTGGATATAAAGTTTTTAGGAGTTTTACCTTATGCAGATTTGAAGATAGAAGAAGAAGATAGTTTATCAGATGAGGATAAAAGAGTTTATTCAAATGATAAGAAATATATAAATATCTCTGTTATTAAAACTAAAAAAATGTCAAATTTTACAGATTTTCACGCTTTTAAACAATATGATGATGTAAGAGTGAGATATGTTTATGATGTTAAAGATTTAGGAGAAGAAGATATAATCGTTTTCCCTGGAAGTAAAAATACTATAACAGATTTAGAAGATTTAAAAAAGAGAGGTATTTTTGAAAAAGTAAAGGAATTAAAAGAAAAAGGCAAAATTATTATTGGAATCTGTGGTGGTTTACAGATGTTAGGAAAGAAAATATTTGACCCAAAACATTTAGAAAGTGATATTTTGGAAACAGAGGGCTTTAATTTTTTTGACTATGAAACCACTTTTGATGAAATAAAAAAGACTGAACAAGTTAGAAAAAAGATAGAAACTAAAGAAGGAATTTTAAAAGATTTTAATGACTATGAAATAAAAGGTTATGAAATTCATCAAGGTGTAACAAATATTTCAACTTCTGTAATCTGTAAAGATAATGTCTTTGCTACCTATATTCACGGAGTTTTTGATAACTCAAAATTCACCAATGATTTTTTAAATATGATTAGAAGAAAAAAATCTATGCTTGAGCAAAAAGAAATTTTATCTTTTAATGAATTTAAAGAAAGAGAATATGATAAATTAGCAAAATTATTAAGAGAAAACTTGAATATTAAAGAAATATATAAAATTTTAAATTAAATCTCCATAGCTATATTATATTTTTATACATAATGATATAAAATTTTAGACAAAAATATTTACTATTTTTATAAAATATGTTATACTATCCACTAATTTAATTAAAAAAATAGGGGGCATTAAAAAATGACAGGTATTTACAGAATCGTTGATAGTGTCAATGGTTTGTTATGGGGAAAAAATATTTTAGTTTTTATGCTAATAGGAGCAGCTATATATTTTTCTTTTAAAACTAGGTTTATGCAATTTAGATTATTTCATAAAATAATAAAAGTCTTATTTAAAAATGAAAAAGGTAAACATGGAATTAGTTCATTGGAAACATTTTTCTTGGGAACGGCTTGTAGAGTTGGAGCAGGAAATATTGCAGGAGTAGTTGCAGCAATATCAGTTGGAGGACCAGGTTCAATATTTTGGATGTGGCTTGTTGCAATGCTAGGTTCAGCAACAGCTTTTATTGAATCAAGCCTTTCAGTAATATATAGAAAAAAAGAAAAAGATGGCTCTTTTACGGGAGGAACACCATTTATCATTGAAAAAAGATTGAATATGAGATGGTTAGGAGTTATCTACGCATTAGCTTCAGTAGTATGCTATTTTGGTGTAACGCAGGTAATGTCTAACTCAATAACAGGTTCAATAACAAGTGTCTATACTTGGGGAGCAGATAATAAGTTCTTAAATTTACAAAATATTTCATCAATAGTGGTGGTAATTTTAGTTGCTTATATAATTTTTTTTAGTAAGTCAAAAAAAGATTCTATTGTAGACTCATTAAATAAAATAGTTCCATTTATGGCTATTATTTATGTTGTAGCAGTTATATATATTTTAGTTACAAATTTAACTCATATACCTGCTATGATGGGGAATATTATTTCACAAGCCTTTGGAACGAAGGAAGTTTTAGGTGGAACATTTGGAGCAGTTGTTATGAATGGAGTTAGAAGAGGACTTTTTTCTAATGAAGCAGGAAGTGGAAACTCTAACTATGCAGCAGCAGCAGTTCATATAGATATACCTGCAAAACAAGGTATGGTACAGGCTTTTGGAGTATTTATTGATACTTTGGTTATATGTAGTGCAACAGCCTTTATAGTTTTACTTGCCCCTGAAAGTACAATATCAGGATTGTCTGGAATGGGACTTTTCCAAGCAGCTATGAGTTATCATTTAAGTGGTATTGGTTCATTATTTGTTGTAATTTTAATGTTC
It encodes:
- a CDS encoding cobyric acid synthase, whose amino-acid sequence is MKKHKNIMIQGTGSSVGKTLIVAGLCRVFAQDGYRVSPFKSQNMALNSFVDIEGLELSRGTVIQAEAGYEIPRAFMNPILLKPNSDNNSQVIINGKVAYTADAKNYFSHSKELKEIALETYKNNIENNFDIAVLEGGGSPAEINLREYDLVNMGMAELVDSPVILVGNIDIGGVFAAIYGTVMLLDENDRKRIKGYIINKFRGDSDLLKPAIEILDKKFKDEGLDIKFLGVLPYADLKIEEEDSLSDEDKRVYSNDKKYINISVIKTKKMSNFTDFHAFKQYDDVRVRYVYDVKDLGEEDIIVFPGSKNTITDLEDLKKRGIFEKVKELKEKGKIIIGICGGLQMLGKKIFDPKHLESDILETEGFNFFDYETTFDEIKKTEQVRKKIETKEGILKDFNDYEIKGYEIHQGVTNISTSVICKDNVFATYIHGVFDNSKFTNDFLNMIRRKKSMLEQKEILSFNEFKEREYDKLAKLLRENLNIKEIYKILN
- a CDS encoding sodium:alanine symporter family protein, which gives rise to MTGIYRIVDSVNGLLWGKNILVFMLIGAAIYFSFKTRFMQFRLFHKIIKVLFKNEKGKHGISSLETFFLGTACRVGAGNIAGVVAAISVGGPGSIFWMWLVAMLGSATAFIESSLSVIYRKKEKDGSFTGGTPFIIEKRLNMRWLGVIYALASVVCYFGVTQVMSNSITGSITSVYTWGADNKFLNLQNISSIVVVILVAYIIFFSKSKKDSIVDSLNKIVPFMAIIYVVAVIYILVTNLTHIPAMMGNIISQAFGTKEVLGGTFGAVVMNGVRRGLFSNEAGSGNSNYAAAAVHIDIPAKQGMVQAFGVFIDTLVICSATAFIVLLAPESTISGLSGMGLFQAAMSYHLSGIGSLFVVILMFFFCISTILAVAFYGRSAVNFIHESKYLNIVYQAILILMIYIGGIKQDIFIWSLADFGLGIMTVINILVIIPIAKPALDSLKNYEKELE